AGGCGCTCGTCAGCAGCTCCTGCTCGTCCGTGTCGCGCGCCTCCCAGTCGCAGGCCGGGTCGATTCCCGTGTCCCGGCAAATGAAGGCCTGCTGCACGCGCATCCTGGCGACCCCCTGGACCCCGCCCGCGGGCGCAAGAACCGGCGATGGCCGTCCGTGTGGTGAGATACGGCGGGAAGGTCGGCCGGATAGGGCCTGCAGCGTCGACTGCGAAGACGGCGCGCCCACCCACCTGCGCGCCGCCCGCCTCTATTCCCCTCTATTCCCCTCTATTCCATGGAGATGTCGAAGTTCAGCGTGGTGTGCGTGCCGTCCTCGGCGGCGATCAGGGTCACCGTGCCCCTGGCGCCGCGATAGGTTCCGGTGCCGCCGACGACGGGAAGCGCGGCGCCCGTGGCCAGGCCGGCGAGGTGGGCAGAGCCGTGGAACAGCAGGTTGCCCTCAGGCAGCTCGACG
This genomic window from Dehalococcoidia bacterium contains:
- a CDS encoding DUF1059 domain-containing protein — encoded protein: MRVQQAFICRDTGIDPACDWEARDTDEQELLTSACVHLQRRHAAACDARQLRSLLRAAVRGVGGI